The DNA segment GACTCTCCCTTTGTACAATATATCGAGGGTTTGACAGGGCAAACAGCAGGAGCCTTGGCCTTTGGTACAGAAGCGCCTTATTTCCGTCAATTAGGTATGGATACGGTGATTCTTGGACCGGGTCGCATTGAACAAGCGCATCAGCCTGATGAATATATCCCGATTGCTAATATTGAACCGATGGTCGGGTATCTAACTCAATTGATTAAATATTATTGTGTGTTGGGTGAGGCGAGTTGAGCTAAGCCTTGCCAAGCCACACTCACCACCTGCTTATCCAAATTAAAACTTCGATATTGCCATGCGCCTAATAAAGCATGCTCAATCAATTCATCTGCATTTTGCGTATTAAAACTATTGAGATCGATTCGAATCCCCATGCCGTGTGCTTTTAGAATCGCTTCTTTACGTGTCCATGTCGTGAGCCATTGGTTATGGGAGCTCGGAGGTGATGAATCAGGGTTTTTCCAAGCGTCATATTCAGTCGGATGAAAATAACGCTTAGCGAGCGATTCAGCTGGAAAATCTCTATTTTTATCTTCAATATCAACGCCAACTGATAAATGACCTCGGCACCACACCAGCACAAAGGCATCGTGGCTATGTGAAATATTAAAGCTGATCGCATGATCATTCAGATAAGGCTTGCCATTCACGGTTTGATCGAAGGTAAGCTGTTCAGGATGAATGCCGAGCGCCTGCGCCAGTATTTCTCTACGCCATACCCGTGCTAGCAATTGCCGTTGCCGACGATCTGCATGACGCGCAACACCGATCTGGTCTTGAGTGGTTAGCAAAGATAATAAACGTGACTCTTCCTCCATATTCACTTGGGAAAAATGACGAATCTCAATATGAATAACAGTTGAATCGCTTACAGGCATCGGGTGTGGGCGGTTGAATATTGGATTGACTAATATAGCGTGTTTAATGCGGTAAGCGCAGGGTTCTATTTAAAGAATGCAAGTCAGATGCTGCGCAAGCGATCTTTTTCCTGCTAACATCATATTTTAACAGTTCGTCTTTAAAATCGAACTTAACATTCACCCCTTTTCGCGTCGCTTTTCTCATATAATCGAACACAATTTAATTCGTGTGTTTTGCAGCAGGATTCCCCATGGCCGATGATTTTCTTTCCCCAGATACCATGACCGACAACTATGTCCATTGGTTCCGTAACTCTGCGCCGTATATCAACGCGCACCGAGGGAAAACCTTCGTTCTGATGTTTGGTGGCGAGGCGGTAAATCATGATAATTTCCGCAATATTATTCATGACATTGCTCTGCTGCACTCACTTGGGATTCAGTTGATTCTGGTGCATGGTGCACGTCCCCAGATTGATGAAAACCTTATTGAATATGGTCTAGAGACCCCATTTCACAATGATCTACGTGTGACCACGCGAGAAGCACTGCGCTGCGTATTGGATGCGGTGGGCTCTATTCGTCTTGAGATCGAAGCATTGCTGTCCATGGGCTTGGCGAACTCCCCAATGTATGGGGCGCGTATTGATGCCGTGTCTGGTAACTTCGTGACGGCAAGACCGTATGGCGTGCGTGACGGTGTGGATTTCCAATTGACTGGCGAAGTGCGTTCAGTGGATACCGAAGCGCTGCAAAAAAGCTTGGCCAATCGCAATATCATCGTTTTAGGCCCAACAGGGTATTCGACCACAGGTGAGGTTTTTAATCTATTGGCTGAAGAAGTCGCCGTAGAAACTGCAATTACCATTAAAGCCGATAAGTTGATTTTTCTGGGTGAACATGAAGGTATCTCAGGTAAAGACAATCGCTTGCTTCGTGAGTTGATCCCTAATGAGGTGGATCAGTTCCTGCGTGGCAAGAAGCTGGATAGTGAAATACTGCGTCATATGCATGGCTCGGCTGAGGCTTGCCGTGGCGGCGTGCGCCGTGTTCATATTATCTCCTATGCTCGTGATGGCGCGCTGCTCCAAGAGCTCTTTACGCGAGATGGTTCTGGCACTCTAGTCAGTAATGATCCTTATGAAGAAATTCGTACCGCTGATATTGATGATGTCGTGGGTCTGATTGAGTTGTTGCGCCCGCTTGAAGAAGAAGGGATTTTGGTCCGCCGTTCACGAGAGCGTTTGGAGACTGAGATTGCACAGTTTGCAGTCATTGAGCGTGACGGCATGATCGTGGGCTGCGCAGCACTGTATCCTATTCCAGCACAGCCCAATGAGCCGCCTGCGGCTGAAATCGCCTGTGTGGCGATTCACCCCAGTTATCGTAAATCGAGTCGTGGTGCCGAGCTGTTAGATTATCTGGAAGCAAAAGCGCTTAATAAAGGCATCAAAAATCTGTATGTGCTGACCACGCGTACAGCGCTTTGGTTTATTGAACAAGGTTTTGAACCGACTGAAGTCGATGACATGCCTGAAGCACGCCAAGCGATGTATAACTATCAGCGTAACTCCAAAGTGTTTGTTAAACGCTTAGGTTAACGTTCAGCTAAAACTGAACCGATGTTTACTAAGTTGGCATGATTGGGATCATGCCAACTTTTTTATTTTTAAGAATGCAAGTCACAAAATATTTAAGATGATTTATCAATATATAAAGCTTAATTTGATCATTCTCAAATGATGTAAAAACGCTAACCTGTTATTACTCTTTATTGAATCGTAGTGATGGCAATGAGTGATCTTTATTTTATTTTAGCCGGTATAGTCGTGGGGTTTGCTGTTGGGGTAACGGGGGTTGGTGGGGGATCTCTGATGACGCCGATTTTGATTAGCGTGCTCGGCGTTCCTGCACAAATTGCGATTGGGACAGATCTTCTATACGCATCCATTTCTAAATTCTGTGGTTCCGCAGTTCATGCTAAAAAACTGAATATCGTTTGGTCGGTGGTATTTTGGTTGGCACTGGGTAGTATTCCCGCCTCATTTGCGACCACATGGGCGCTCAATCATTTTTTTAGCAGTGCCAATGAGTACAAGAAAATTCTGACTTTAGTGCTCGGCTTCATGTTGACGCTGACAGGTATTTCGATCGTCTTTCGCAGCAAGATTGAGGACTTTTTTCAGCGCATCCGCTTAAAGAGAAATCAAGAGGCAAGCATCGCACGTGATGACTTTAGTGATCCCTATGACGTCAAAAACAATATCCCTGTCTTGATCATGGGTGTGGTTCTGGGTGTCCTCGTTACTTTGTCCTCAGTCGGAGCGGGGGCGTTTGGTGTGATGGCGCTCCTGCTGCTATTTCCCAATTTACCCATGATACGGATCATTGGTTCAGATGTGGCGCATGCTGTATTGCTGACATTGGTTGCAGGACTGGGACATTTGTTCTCGGGCAATGTTGATTTTCATATTTTGACTTTCTTATTGATCGGTGCGATCCCCGCTATTATTGCCGGAACCTTGCTCAGTTCCAGTCTACCTGAACGCATAATCCGACCAATCCTTGGCATAACCTTGCTCTTGCTCGGGATTAATTTTTTAGTGAATCCCTCAAAGGAGAAACCGCATAAGGTAGAAACTCATCCGGTTGCAACATCACCCGTTTCACTCTCTACCAGCTCTTAAAAGGGCTGATTAAGCACATTTATAGCTGTACATGACATCAGTCCTCAGCACATATTTACGCCCACTTAGAACTGGCGCACCTTCGTGGAGCTGTTGATGTTCAAAGATCAATACTTGTCCTTGAGTTGGTTTAATTAAAGCAAGCTGCGTCTCTTTGCAGGGGCGTAGCATGCCGCTCTCGCGATAGAAAATGGTTTCGCCACCCTCAAATTCATCATTGAGATATATTAAGAGCGATAGCTGACTACTCAACCAATCATTTTTTTCAAATGACGCGTCGTAATGAGGTTTAAAGGTTTGCCCATTTTCATAGAGATAAAAACGAAATCGTTCGTTTAATCCTGCTAAATCCCAGCCATTTAATGAGGCTGGCAAAAGCGGTCTTAGCCGTTCAAACAATTCATCGGCAAGTTCAAAACTATCGTAAATCACACGTTGATTATTGCGAACATCTAGACGAAGTTCTGATTGTTTGTATCCAGTATTAATCAGAGCTGCTTCATAAGCAAATTGATGACTTCTTTCAATAAACTGCTCACACTCTGTTGAGTTGAACACTTGATCAAAGGTGATGATGAGTGGTTCTTCGAGATAGGTTCTTTTTGAGTACATGAGATATTCCTTATTTAATAATATTATTAATCCTTTTTTTAATTCAAAAAAATCAGGCATAAAAAAAGCGGACAGAAAGCATCTGTCCGCTTGATATAACGTACGTCAACCTTGCAATAAACTGACATCTGCCACACTCAAGAACAATGCTCTTAAACGCGTTAGTAAGCGCAAACGATTTAGGCGCAGTGCGGC comes from the Aquirhabdus parva genome and includes:
- a CDS encoding 4'-phosphopantetheinyl transferase family protein; its protein translation is MPVSDSTVIHIEIRHFSQVNMEEESRLLSLLTTQDQIGVARHADRRQRQLLARVWRREILAQALGIHPEQLTFDQTVNGKPYLNDHAISFNISHSHDAFVLVWCRGHLSVGVDIEDKNRDFPAESLAKRYFHPTEYDAWKNPDSSPPSSHNQWLTTWTRKEAILKAHGMGIRIDLNSFNTQNADELIEHALLGAWQYRSFNLDKQVVSVAWQGLAQLASPNTQ
- the argA gene encoding amino-acid N-acetyltransferase, which encodes MADDFLSPDTMTDNYVHWFRNSAPYINAHRGKTFVLMFGGEAVNHDNFRNIIHDIALLHSLGIQLILVHGARPQIDENLIEYGLETPFHNDLRVTTREALRCVLDAVGSIRLEIEALLSMGLANSPMYGARIDAVSGNFVTARPYGVRDGVDFQLTGEVRSVDTEALQKSLANRNIIVLGPTGYSTTGEVFNLLAEEVAVETAITIKADKLIFLGEHEGISGKDNRLLRELIPNEVDQFLRGKKLDSEILRHMHGSAEACRGGVRRVHIISYARDGALLQELFTRDGSGTLVSNDPYEEIRTADIDDVVGLIELLRPLEEEGILVRRSRERLETEIAQFAVIERDGMIVGCAALYPIPAQPNEPPAAEIACVAIHPSYRKSSRGAELLDYLEAKALNKGIKNLYVLTTRTALWFIEQGFEPTEVDDMPEARQAMYNYQRNSKVFVKRLG
- a CDS encoding sulfite exporter TauE/SafE family protein → MSDLYFILAGIVVGFAVGVTGVGGGSLMTPILISVLGVPAQIAIGTDLLYASISKFCGSAVHAKKLNIVWSVVFWLALGSIPASFATTWALNHFFSSANEYKKILTLVLGFMLTLTGISIVFRSKIEDFFQRIRLKRNQEASIARDDFSDPYDVKNNIPVLIMGVVLGVLVTLSSVGAGAFGVMALLLLFPNLPMIRIIGSDVAHAVLLTLVAGLGHLFSGNVDFHILTFLLIGAIPAIIAGTLLSSSLPERIIRPILGITLLLLGINFLVNPSKEKPHKVETHPVATSPVSLSTSS
- a CDS encoding prolyl hydroxylase family protein, encoding MPDFFELKKGLIILLNKEYLMYSKRTYLEEPLIITFDQVFNSTECEQFIERSHQFAYEAALINTGYKQSELRLDVRNNQRVIYDSFELADELFERLRPLLPASLNGWDLAGLNERFRFYLYENGQTFKPHYDASFEKNDWLSSQLSLLIYLNDEFEGGETIFYRESGMLRPCKETQLALIKPTQGQVLIFEHQQLHEGAPVLSGRKYVLRTDVMYSYKCA